A window from Bosea sp. ANAM02 encodes these proteins:
- a CDS encoding FtsX-like permease family protein gives MHAPVKPSQSPAHRAPGIGLILRLAIRDLRAGLRGFGIFIACLALGVMTIAAVASASRGLTEGLAREGRRILGGDAAFSLIHREATASQLAFLTARGTVSSIATMRGMANAGEKGAALVEIKAVDAAYPSIGTVETDPQAPLPGLLDQRDGAYGAVADPVLFGRLDLKPGDTVTVGGAKIQLRANLLSEPDKIAAGVGFGPRLLMSQEALKATGLIQPGSLIRWTYRLQLPPAATTDADLEKLIADAGAQQRDAGWEIRSRANAAPSFQRNLERFTQFLTLVGLTALLVGGVGVANAVRRFVEAKKLDFATMKAVGATGGRVVAIHLTEVMLVAAIGTAIGLVLGAAAPFGLGAVVQSILPVPFEPTLAPGELAIAALYGLLTALVFAIIPLGRAHDIPVSALFRDRVEPDPRRPRAIYLVLCALALAGLAGVAIGFAYDRRIALIYIGVMFGVFLLLRAVSLGLMALARRIPRPRRPALRMALANSHRPGALTPALVLSLGLGVALLSALSFIDVSLTRQLTGALPDKAPSFFFLDVPSRDSERFDAFLAAERPGAKTERVPMMRGRIVSVNETRAEDIKASEQSAWVLDGDRGITYAATLPEGSRVAAGEWWPADYRGEPLVSFDAQNAAGIGLKIGDRLTVNVLGRSITARVANLRTVDWRSFGINFVMVFSPNTFAGAPHTNLATVASSPDGKGATDAALMRRLALDFPAVTAVRVKDALEAVNTIVAQLAMAIRGASGLAIAASLLVLGGALAAGQRARLYDAMILKTLGATRRFILSSYALEYAAIGLVAAIFGVLAGTAAGWGIVTQVMRIEFVSDPTGAILAATAAVGVTVLFGLVGTIKILTKAPASHLRNL, from the coding sequence ATGCACGCACCCGTCAAGCCGTCCCAAAGCCCGGCCCATCGCGCCCCCGGCATCGGTCTCATCCTGCGTCTCGCGATCCGCGACCTGCGCGCCGGCCTGCGCGGCTTCGGCATCTTCATCGCCTGCCTCGCTCTGGGCGTCATGACCATCGCCGCCGTCGCCTCCGCCTCGCGCGGCCTGACCGAGGGCCTCGCCCGCGAAGGACGCCGCATCCTCGGCGGCGACGCCGCCTTCAGCCTGATCCATCGTGAGGCGACAGCCTCCCAACTCGCCTTCCTGACCGCGCGCGGCACCGTCTCCAGCATCGCGACCATGCGCGGCATGGCCAATGCCGGCGAGAAAGGCGCGGCCCTGGTCGAGATCAAGGCGGTCGACGCGGCCTATCCGAGCATCGGCACGGTCGAGACCGACCCGCAGGCGCCGTTGCCCGGCCTGCTCGACCAGCGCGACGGAGCCTATGGTGCCGTCGCAGACCCCGTCCTGTTCGGTCGGCTCGACCTCAAGCCCGGCGACACCGTCACGGTCGGCGGCGCAAAAATCCAGCTCCGCGCCAATCTCCTCTCCGAGCCCGACAAGATCGCGGCCGGCGTCGGCTTCGGCCCGCGCCTCCTGATGTCGCAGGAGGCGCTGAAGGCGACCGGCCTGATCCAGCCCGGCAGCCTGATTCGCTGGACCTATCGCCTCCAGCTCCCGCCGGCCGCGACGACAGATGCCGATCTCGAGAAGCTCATCGCCGATGCCGGCGCGCAGCAGCGCGATGCCGGCTGGGAAATCCGCTCCCGTGCCAATGCCGCGCCGAGCTTCCAGCGCAATCTCGAACGCTTTACCCAGTTCCTGACGCTGGTCGGCCTCACCGCGCTGCTGGTCGGCGGCGTCGGCGTCGCGAATGCGGTCCGCCGTTTCGTCGAGGCCAAGAAGCTCGATTTCGCCACGATGAAGGCGGTCGGCGCCACCGGCGGTCGCGTCGTCGCGATCCACCTCACCGAGGTCATGCTCGTCGCCGCGATCGGCACCGCAATCGGCCTCGTGCTCGGCGCCGCCGCACCTTTCGGCCTCGGCGCGGTCGTCCAGAGCATCCTGCCGGTGCCGTTCGAGCCGACCTTGGCGCCAGGCGAGCTCGCCATCGCCGCGCTCTATGGCCTGCTGACCGCGCTCGTCTTCGCGATCATCCCGCTCGGGCGCGCCCATGACATCCCGGTCTCCGCCCTGTTCCGCGACAGGGTCGAGCCCGATCCGCGCCGCCCGCGCGCGATCTATCTCGTGCTCTGCGCGCTGGCGCTCGCGGGTCTCGCCGGCGTCGCCATCGGCTTCGCCTATGATCGCCGGATCGCGCTGATCTATATCGGCGTGATGTTCGGCGTCTTCCTGCTGCTGCGCGCCGTCTCGCTCGGCCTGATGGCGCTGGCACGGCGAATCCCGCGCCCGCGCCGCCCGGCTTTGCGCATGGCACTCGCCAACAGCCACCGGCCGGGCGCGCTGACGCCGGCGCTGGTGCTCTCGCTCGGCCTCGGCGTCGCGCTGCTCTCGGCGCTCTCCTTCATTGATGTCAGCCTGACCCGGCAGCTCACCGGCGCCCTGCCCGACAAGGCGCCGAGCTTCTTTTTCCTCGATGTACCCAGCCGCGATTCCGAGCGCTTCGACGCTTTCCTCGCAGCCGAGCGGCCGGGCGCGAAGACCGAGCGCGTGCCGATGATGCGCGGCCGCATCGTCTCGGTGAACGAGACCCGCGCCGAGGACATCAAGGCGAGCGAGCAATCCGCCTGGGTGCTCGACGGCGACCGCGGCATCACCTATGCCGCGACGCTGCCGGAAGGCTCGCGCGTCGCGGCCGGCGAGTGGTGGCCGGCCGATTATCGCGGCGAGCCGCTCGTCTCCTTCGACGCGCAGAATGCCGCCGGCATCGGCCTGAAGATCGGCGACCGACTCACCGTCAACGTGCTCGGCCGCAGCATCACCGCCCGCGTCGCCAATCTGCGCACGGTCGACTGGCGCTCCTTCGGCATCAATTTCGTCATGGTGTTCTCGCCCAACACTTTCGCCGGCGCACCGCACACCAACCTCGCCACCGTCGCATCGAGCCCGGACGGCAAGGGCGCGACCGATGCCGCCCTGATGCGCCGGCTCGCGCTCGACTTCCCGGCGGTGACGGCGGTGCGGGTCAAGGACGCGCTCGAAGCGGTGAATACCATCGTCGCCCAGCTCGCCATGGCGATCCGCGGCGCCTCGGGCCTCGCCATCGCCGCCAGCCTCCTCGTGCTCGGCGGCGCGCTCGCCGCCGGCCAGCGGGCGCGGCTCTATGACGCGATGATCCTGAAAACGCTCGGCGCCACGCGCCGCTTCATACTTTCGTCGTACGCCCTTGAATACGCCGCCATCGGCCTCGTCGCGGCCATCTTCGGCGTTCTCGCGGGTACAGCGGCGGGCTGGGGCATCGTCACGCAAGTGATGCGCATCGAGTTCGTCAGTGATCCCACCGGGGCTATACTGGCTGCGACTGCCGCCGTCGGGGTTACCGTCCTGTTCGGGCTCGTCGGTACGATAAAAATACTGACGAAAGCGCCGGCTTCTCATCTCAGGAATTTATGA
- a CDS encoding ATP-binding cassette domain-containing protein yields MSEKAASAIELQDVHLSLGRGAARVHILKGVSVSLADGEATGLVGPSGSGKSTLLMTMAGLERPDSGLVKVAGQDLGALDEDGLAVFRGRHIGIVFQSFHLVPTMTARENVALPLELAGHPDAFVRAEAELRNVGLSHRMDHYPAQLSGGEQQRVAIARAVAADPAILVADEPTGNLDESTGRAIVDLIFALKRERGATLVLVTHDLSLAALCERTVRLRSGVIEAEPETAVA; encoded by the coding sequence ATGAGCGAGAAGGCCGCTTCGGCAATCGAGTTGCAGGATGTGCACCTGAGTTTGGGGCGTGGCGCCGCCCGCGTCCATATCCTCAAAGGCGTCTCGGTGTCGCTGGCCGATGGCGAGGCGACCGGGCTCGTCGGCCCCTCCGGCTCCGGCAAGTCGACCCTGCTGATGACCATGGCCGGGCTGGAGCGCCCCGATTCGGGCCTCGTCAAGGTCGCCGGCCAGGATCTCGGCGCCCTCGACGAGGACGGTCTCGCGGTCTTCCGCGGCCGGCATATCGGCATCGTCTTCCAGTCCTTCCATCTCGTCCCCACCATGACGGCACGCGAGAACGTGGCGCTGCCGCTGGAGCTCGCCGGCCATCCCGACGCCTTCGTCCGCGCCGAGGCGGAACTGCGCAATGTCGGCTTGAGCCACCGCATGGACCATTACCCGGCCCAGCTCTCCGGCGGCGAGCAGCAGCGTGTCGCCATCGCGCGCGCCGTCGCGGCGGACCCGGCGATCCTCGTCGCCGACGAACCCACCGGCAATCTCGACGAATCGACCGGTCGCGCCATCGTCGACCTGATCTTCGCCCTCAAGCGCGAGCGCGGCGCGACGCTGGTCCTCGTCACCCACGACCTCTCGCTTGCCGCGCTCTGCGAGCGCACCGTCCGCCTGCGCTCCGGCGTGATCGAGGCCGAGCCCGAGACGGCGGTCGCCTGA
- a CDS encoding arylesterase yields the protein MTGAQTPPSDSRAGRSLKLVAFGDSLTAGYNLPGSAAFPTVLEQALRQKGLAVEIVNAGVSGDTTQGGLERLDWSVPEGTDGVILELGANDALRGVDPALTRKNLEAIVARLTERKIPVLLAGMYAPRNLGEDYAKRFDAIYPELAKKHGLVLYPFFLEGIAGDRALNQADGLHPTADGVAVIVRTILPTVERFIATLPPRS from the coding sequence ATGACCGGCGCCCAGACTCCTCCCTCCGATTCGCGGGCGGGGCGTTCGCTGAAGCTCGTCGCCTTCGGCGATTCACTGACGGCGGGCTACAACCTGCCGGGCAGCGCCGCCTTCCCGACCGTCCTGGAGCAGGCCCTGCGCCAGAAGGGCCTCGCTGTCGAAATCGTGAACGCCGGCGTCTCCGGCGACACGACGCAGGGCGGGCTTGAACGGCTCGACTGGTCGGTGCCGGAGGGGACGGACGGGGTCATCCTCGAGCTCGGTGCCAACGATGCCCTGCGCGGGGTCGATCCGGCCCTGACCCGGAAGAACCTCGAAGCCATCGTCGCGCGCCTGACCGAGCGGAAGATTCCGGTGCTGCTCGCGGGCATGTATGCGCCGCGCAATCTCGGTGAGGATTATGCGAAACGCTTCGATGCGATCTATCCCGAGCTTGCGAAGAAGCACGGGCTGGTGCTTTACCCTTTCTTCCTGGAAGGCATCGCGGGCGACCGCGCCCTGAACCAGGCGGATGGGCTTCATCCCACAGCCGATGGCGTCGCCGTCATCGTCCGGACCATCCTGCCGACGGTCGAGCGCTTCATCGCCACCTTGCCGCCCAGGTCCTGA
- a CDS encoding NADP(H)-dependent aldo-keto reductase: MEYRRLGRTDLKVSVICLGTMTWGEQNTEAEGHAQMDYAVEQGINFFDTAELYAIPPKPETQGATERIIGSWFKARGNRDKVILASKVCGRGGNTWFRDDKSPTRVTRKQVFEAVDKSLQRLQTDYIDLYQLHFPERPMPWGSNPTRFSREAYTPAPDQTPIAEQLDAFAELVKAGKIRHLGLSNESAWGTMRFVTDSEARGTPRVQSIQNAYSLLNRTFETALAEVAIHEDVGLLAYSPLAQGYLTGKYLGGARPAGARTTLFDRGQRYETAGAEEAIKRYIALARESGLDPAQMALAFVNSRSFVTANIIGATSMEQLKTDIASIDVKLSPEVLAGIDAIHQLVGNPCP; encoded by the coding sequence ATGGAATACCGCCGCCTCGGACGCACCGATCTCAAGGTCTCGGTGATCTGCCTGGGAACCATGACCTGGGGAGAGCAGAACACGGAGGCCGAAGGCCATGCCCAGATGGATTATGCCGTCGAGCAGGGCATCAATTTCTTCGACACCGCTGAACTTTACGCCATCCCGCCGAAGCCGGAGACGCAAGGGGCGACAGAGCGGATCATCGGCAGCTGGTTCAAGGCGCGCGGCAACCGCGACAAGGTCATCCTGGCGTCGAAGGTCTGCGGGCGCGGCGGCAACACCTGGTTCCGCGACGACAAGAGCCCGACGCGGGTGACGCGCAAACAGGTCTTCGAGGCGGTCGACAAGAGCCTGCAGCGGCTCCAGACGGACTATATCGACCTCTACCAACTGCATTTCCCCGAGCGGCCGATGCCCTGGGGCTCGAATCCCACGCGCTTCTCCAGGGAAGCCTATACCCCGGCGCCCGACCAGACCCCGATCGCCGAACAGCTCGACGCCTTCGCGGAGCTGGTCAAGGCCGGCAAGATCCGCCATCTCGGCCTCTCCAACGAGAGCGCCTGGGGCACGATGCGCTTCGTCACCGATTCGGAAGCGCGCGGCACGCCGCGCGTGCAGTCGATCCAGAACGCCTACAGCCTGCTCAACCGCACCTTCGAGACGGCTCTGGCCGAGGTCGCCATTCACGAGGATGTCGGCCTGCTCGCCTATTCGCCGCTGGCGCAGGGCTATCTCACCGGCAAGTATCTCGGCGGCGCCCGCCCGGCAGGCGCGCGCACGACGCTGTTCGACCGTGGCCAGCGCTACGAGACGGCTGGAGCAGAGGAGGCGATCAAGCGCTATATCGCGCTGGCCCGCGAATCAGGGCTCGATCCGGCGCAGATGGCGCTCGCCTTCGTCAACAGCCGTTCCTTCGTCACCGCCAACATCATCGGCGCGACCTCAATGGAGCAGCTCAAGACCGATATCGCCTCGATCGACGTGAAGCTTTCGCCCGAGGTTCTGGCCGGAATCGACGCGATCCATCAGCTCGTCGGCAATCCCTGCCCGTAA
- the thpR gene encoding RNA 2',3'-cyclic phosphodiesterase codes for MPRLFIALEIPAEVATGLTLHRGGLSGARWIEPADYHITLRFLGDVDRRMANDVDHMLSDLTAYPFEITLDALGSFGGDKPRAVFARAQPSKALTDLQADLERQMRRLGLPAEARKFVPHVTLARLRDTTPVELAHFLSLHPIVRPFSFTARRVALMSSRDSIGGGPYVLEAAYPLGPSYPNRLPREMRR; via the coding sequence ATGCCGAGGCTGTTCATCGCTCTGGAAATCCCCGCCGAGGTCGCGACCGGGCTGACATTGCATCGCGGCGGGTTGTCGGGTGCGCGCTGGATCGAGCCGGCCGACTATCACATCACCCTGCGCTTCCTGGGCGATGTCGACCGCCGCATGGCGAACGATGTCGACCACATGCTTTCCGATCTCACCGCCTATCCGTTCGAGATCACGCTCGATGCGCTCGGCAGTTTCGGCGGCGACAAGCCGCGTGCCGTCTTCGCGCGGGCGCAGCCGAGCAAGGCTCTGACCGATCTCCAGGCCGATCTCGAACGGCAGATGCGCCGTCTCGGCCTGCCGGCGGAAGCGCGTAAATTCGTGCCGCATGTCACGCTGGCAAGGTTGCGGGATACGACCCCGGTCGAGCTGGCGCATTTCCTCAGCCTTCACCCGATCGTCCGTCCCTTCAGCTTCACCGCCCGCCGGGTGGCGCTGATGTCGTCGCGCGATTCGATCGGCGGCGGGCCCTATGTGCTGGAGGCTGCCTATCCGCTGGGCCCCTCCTATCCGAATCGCCTGCCGCGGGAGATGCGGCGGTGA
- a CDS encoding 4a-hydroxytetrahydrobiopterin dehydratase — protein sequence MTRPKRLSPEAQAEALATLTGWKLAQGREAIAKRFVFRDFSEAFGWMARVAMLAEAMNHHPEWSNVYRTVDVVLATHDAGGLTELDVRLAKAIDALGQ from the coding sequence GTGACCCGGCCGAAGCGGCTTTCTCCGGAAGCGCAGGCCGAAGCGCTGGCGACGCTGACCGGCTGGAAGCTGGCTCAGGGGCGCGAGGCCATCGCCAAACGCTTCGTCTTCCGCGATTTCAGCGAGGCCTTCGGCTGGATGGCGCGCGTCGCGATGCTGGCCGAGGCGATGAACCATCATCCGGAATGGTCGAACGTCTATCGCACCGTGGATGTCGTGCTTGCGACCCATGACGCCGGCGGGCTGACGGAGCTCGACGTCAGGCTGGCCAAAGCGATCGACGCGCTGGGGCAATAA
- a CDS encoding RNA pseudouridine synthase, with product MAAPDRPENSQPSGQGDAELPVPLLYRDAMMLVIDKPAGLPSHRGPQARRRIIPVLTDYLDALRFGLPRKPEAAHRLDKDTSGCLVLGRHPRAMAELNQMFRDGRIDKTYWAIVQGSPAQDEGLIDLPLAKRSPERGWWMKVDPTGLPSQTRYRVLGRGENEHGPLSWLALEPLTGRTHQLRVHCQASGWPMLGDDIYGDAPREGGPGLQLHARAITIPLYRKRDPIAVEAPPPPHMLAGLRTCGWDQE from the coding sequence ATGGCAGCGCCGGACCGACCAGAAAATTCGCAACCTTCGGGGCAGGGCGACGCCGAATTGCCGGTGCCGCTGCTCTATCGCGACGCCATGATGCTCGTCATCGACAAGCCCGCCGGCCTGCCTTCGCATCGCGGCCCCCAGGCCAGGCGCCGGATCATCCCCGTCCTCACCGATTATCTGGATGCGCTGCGCTTCGGCCTGCCGCGCAAGCCGGAAGCGGCGCATCGGCTCGACAAGGACACCTCCGGCTGCCTCGTGCTCGGGCGGCATCCCCGCGCCATGGCCGAGCTCAACCAGATGTTCCGCGACGGGCGCATCGACAAGACCTATTGGGCGATCGTGCAGGGCAGCCCTGCGCAGGACGAAGGATTGATCGACCTCCCCCTCGCCAAGCGCTCGCCCGAGCGCGGCTGGTGGATGAAGGTCGATCCGACCGGCCTGCCCTCGCAGACCCGCTATCGCGTGCTCGGCCGCGGCGAGAACGAGCACGGCCCGCTCTCCTGGCTGGCACTGGAGCCCCTGACCGGGCGGACGCATCAGTTGCGCGTCCATTGCCAGGCCTCCGGCTGGCCGATGCTCGGCGACGATATCTATGGCGATGCCCCGCGCGAGGGCGGCCCCGGCCTGCAGCTTCATGCCCGCGCGATCACGATTCCGCTCTACAGGAAGCGCGATCCGATCGCGGTCGAAGCGCCGCCGCCGCCGCATATGCTGGCGGGGCTGCGAACTTGCGGGTGGGATCAGGAGTGA
- the ftsY gene encoding signal recognition particle-docking protein FtsY — translation MSETEPKKRGFFSRLFGRDEEPAKPAPTPEAVTEQAVEPVEEPKPDVEETAPQPVAEAEAAAVEAPAAEPAAPPAPVEEAVLPVEPEPEPVVAVVPQPEPVAIPEPAPVPAPQPKRSWWRRLTEGLSRTSSALTTGITDLFTKRKLDAGTLEDLEDILIQADLGLATSAKIAKAVGDGRYDKQIDPAEVKAILAREVETILVPVAQPLAIDATKKPFVLLMVGVNGSGKTTTIGKLAAKFRAEGKSVMLAAGDTFRAAAIEQLRVWGERTGAEVVHGQQGADAAGLAFEALQKAKANNTDVLLIDTAGRLQNKQGLMDELAKVVRVIRKQDPSAPHAALLVLDATVGQNAISQVEAFRETAGVTGLVMTKLDGTARGGILVALAAQFGLPVHFIGVGESVEDLEPFSAREFARAVAGMESVSGEAA, via the coding sequence ATGAGCGAGACCGAACCGAAGAAACGCGGCTTCTTTTCGAGGCTGTTCGGACGCGACGAGGAACCGGCCAAGCCCGCGCCCACGCCGGAGGCGGTGACCGAACAGGCCGTCGAGCCGGTCGAAGAGCCGAAGCCGGACGTTGAAGAGACTGCTCCTCAACCGGTTGCCGAGGCGGAAGCGGCTGCCGTCGAAGCGCCGGCTGCAGAACCTGCCGCGCCGCCCGCTCCCGTCGAAGAAGCTGTGCTTCCGGTCGAGCCCGAGCCGGAACCCGTCGTCGCTGTCGTGCCGCAGCCTGAGCCTGTTGCGATTCCCGAACCGGCTCCCGTACCTGCCCCGCAGCCGAAGCGGAGCTGGTGGCGGCGATTGACCGAGGGGCTGTCGCGGACGTCCTCGGCGCTGACGACGGGGATCACCGACCTCTTTACCAAGCGCAAGCTCGATGCCGGCACGCTGGAGGACCTCGAAGACATCCTGATCCAGGCCGATCTCGGTCTTGCGACCTCGGCGAAGATCGCCAAGGCGGTCGGCGACGGGCGCTACGACAAGCAGATCGATCCGGCCGAGGTGAAGGCGATCCTGGCGCGCGAGGTCGAGACGATCCTCGTGCCGGTGGCGCAGCCGCTGGCGATCGACGCCACGAAAAAGCCGTTCGTGCTGCTGATGGTCGGGGTCAATGGCTCCGGCAAGACCACGACGATCGGCAAGCTCGCGGCGAAATTCCGTGCCGAGGGCAAATCCGTGATGCTCGCGGCCGGTGATACCTTCCGTGCCGCGGCGATTGAGCAATTGCGGGTCTGGGGCGAGCGTACCGGGGCCGAGGTCGTCCATGGCCAGCAGGGCGCCGATGCGGCGGGCCTCGCCTTCGAGGCGCTGCAGAAGGCCAAGGCAAACAATACCGACGTGCTGCTGATCGATACCGCCGGCCGGTTGCAGAACAAGCAAGGTCTGATGGACGAGCTCGCCAAGGTCGTGCGCGTCATCCGCAAGCAGGACCCGAGCGCCCCGCATGCGGCCCTGCTCGTGCTCGACGCCACCGTCGGCCAGAACGCGATCAGCCAGGTCGAGGCCTTCCGCGAGACGGCGGGCGTGACCGGGCTGGTCATGACCAAGCTCGACGGCACGGCGCGCGGCGGCATCCTGGTGGCGCTGGCGGCGCAGTTCGGCCTGCCCGTGCATTTCATCGGCGTCGGCGAGAGCGTCGAGGATCTGGAGCCGTTCTCGGCGCGCGAATTCGCGCGGGCCGTGGCGGGCATGGAATCAGTTTCGGGAGAGGCGGCGTGA
- a CDS encoding septation protein A, giving the protein MQQPAEAAQKGKAVNPLLKLALEFGPLAIFFFANSYGDRLFGVAEDRRIFVATGIFIAASLIALALSRALLGYLPRMAIVNAIVVTVFGGLTLALDDAFFIKVKPTIVNALFGSVLLGGLFFGRSLLSLVLETVLQLDEEGWRKLTFRWGLFFFVLAAINEVVWRTQTQDFWVAFKVWGVMPLTMVFALAQTPLILKHEIKPAKTEE; this is encoded by the coding sequence ATGCAGCAACCGGCCGAGGCGGCGCAGAAGGGTAAGGCGGTCAATCCGCTGCTCAAGCTCGCGCTGGAATTCGGGCCGCTGGCGATCTTCTTCTTCGCCAATTCCTATGGCGACCGACTGTTCGGCGTGGCCGAGGACCGGCGCATCTTCGTCGCGACCGGCATCTTCATCGCGGCCTCGCTGATCGCGCTGGCGTTGTCGCGGGCGCTGCTCGGCTATCTGCCGCGCATGGCGATCGTGAACGCGATCGTCGTCACCGTCTTCGGCGGGCTGACCCTGGCGCTGGACGACGCCTTCTTCATCAAGGTCAAGCCGACCATCGTGAACGCGCTGTTCGGCTCGGTGCTACTGGGCGGATTGTTCTTCGGGCGTTCGCTGCTTTCGCTGGTGCTGGAGACGGTGCTGCAACTCGACGAGGAGGGCTGGCGCAAGCTGACCTTCCGCTGGGGCCTGTTCTTCTTCGTGCTGGCGGCGATCAATGAGGTGGTCTGGCGCACGCAGACCCAGGATTTCTGGGTCGCCTTCAAGGTCTGGGGCGTAATGCCGCTGACCATGGTCTTCGCGCTGGCGCAGACGCCCCTGATCCTGAAGCACGAGATCAAGCCGGCGAAGACGGAGGAGTAA
- a CDS encoding MbcA/ParS/Xre antitoxin family protein — translation MTGLLRIETAQRDFVPDPITDDEAAAMFRAAVNLFRLWRITDEEAAVLIDLPVRSYRRWKAGEIGRISRDGKARLSNLMGIHKALRLIFTEPQRGYDWIKRANADFGGRSALAVMLGGELTDLMRVRRLLDAERGAW, via the coding sequence ATGACGGGCCTGCTGCGCATCGAGACGGCCCAACGCGATTTCGTCCCCGATCCGATCACGGATGACGAGGCGGCCGCGATGTTCCGCGCCGCGGTCAACCTGTTCCGGCTCTGGCGGATCACCGACGAGGAAGCGGCGGTGCTGATCGATCTGCCGGTCAGGAGCTACCGGCGCTGGAAAGCCGGCGAGATCGGGCGCATCTCGCGCGACGGCAAGGCCCGGCTCTCGAACCTGATGGGCATCCACAAGGCGCTGCGCCTGATCTTCACCGAGCCGCAGCGCGGCTATGACTGGATCAAGCGGGCCAATGCCGATTTCGGCGGCAGATCGGCGCTGGCTGTGATGCTTGGCGGTGAACTCACCGACCTGATGCGGGTGCGGCGCCTGCTCGATGCAGAGCGGGGCGCCTGGTGA
- a CDS encoding SDR family NAD(P)-dependent oxidoreductase, protein MKLDSSLAAIVTGGASGLGEATARMLAGQGVKVALLDLNAQRGEAIAREIGGVFALCDVTNEASVDEALAKARAAHGVARIIVNCAGIAPGRRVVSKKRDTGELVAHDLATFEKAVAINLNGTFRIIAKSAVALAGLAPVTEDGGRGVIICTASVAAEDGQIGQAAYAASKAGVVGMTLPIARDLAGVGIRIVTIMPGLFETPMFAGLPDDAKASLAVSVPHPSRLGRPAEYAALARGIIENDMLNGTAIRLDGAIRLAPK, encoded by the coding sequence ATGAAACTCGATTCCTCCCTTGCCGCCATCGTCACCGGCGGCGCCTCCGGCCTCGGCGAGGCCACCGCGCGCATGCTGGCGGGCCAGGGCGTCAAAGTCGCGCTGCTCGATCTCAATGCCCAGCGCGGCGAAGCGATCGCCAGGGAAATCGGCGGCGTCTTCGCCCTCTGCGACGTCACCAACGAGGCTTCGGTCGATGAGGCGCTAGCCAAGGCGCGGGCCGCCCACGGTGTCGCCCGCATCATCGTCAACTGCGCCGGCATCGCGCCCGGCCGCCGGGTCGTCTCGAAGAAGCGCGACACCGGCGAGCTCGTCGCGCATGACCTCGCCACCTTCGAGAAGGCGGTCGCGATCAACCTGAACGGCACCTTCCGCATCATCGCCAAATCGGCGGTCGCCCTTGCCGGGCTCGCCCCCGTCACCGAGGATGGCGGCCGCGGCGTCATTATCTGCACCGCCTCGGTCGCCGCCGAGGACGGCCAGATCGGCCAGGCCGCCTATGCCGCCTCCAAGGCCGGCGTCGTCGGCATGACCCTGCCGATCGCGCGCGATCTCGCCGGCGTCGGCATCCGCATCGTCACGATCATGCCCGGCCTGTTCGAGACGCCGATGTTCGCCGGCCTCCCCGACGACGCCAAGGCCTCGCTCGCGGTCTCGGTGCCACATCCCTCGCGCCTCGGCCGCCCGGCGGAATATGCCGCGCTCGCCCGCGGCATCATCGAGAACGACATGCTGAACGGTACCGCGATCCGCCTGGACGGCGCGATCCGGCTGGCACCGAAATAG
- a CDS encoding YkvA family protein: MEAIRKSLRDEAKFGADFMARLKRVAKRIPFAEDLLAAWFCARDPATPRRVRMTLLAALGYFVLPIDALPDIMPLLGFTDDAAVIAAAIAAVAGSITVEHRERAKKALAEL, from the coding sequence ATGGAGGCGATCCGCAAGAGCCTGCGCGACGAAGCGAAGTTCGGCGCAGATTTCATGGCCCGGCTCAAGCGCGTCGCGAAGCGTATTCCGTTTGCGGAAGACCTGCTGGCCGCGTGGTTCTGCGCGCGCGATCCGGCGACGCCGAGGCGCGTGCGGATGACGCTGCTCGCCGCGCTCGGCTATTTCGTGCTGCCGATCGATGCACTGCCGGATATCATGCCGCTGCTCGGCTTCACCGACGATGCGGCGGTGATCGCCGCGGCCATCGCGGCCGTCGCGGGCTCGATCACGGTTGAGCATCGCGAGAGGGCGAAGAAGGCGCTGGCAGAGCTTTGA